A DNA window from Pseudomonas sp. B21-056 contains the following coding sequences:
- a CDS encoding DUF1285 domain-containing protein, with protein sequence MSGPQKANDLLGQIPKTKGLPPVHLWNPDFCGDIDMRIARDGTWYYLGTPIGRKPMVKLFSTIIRRDGDDYFLITPVEKVGIQVDDAPFVAVTLEVEGHGEGQLLRFTTHVDETTEAGPDHPMRVVIDPHTQEPAPYVHVRSNLEALIHRNVFYQLVELAVSREIDGQRWLGVWSGGVFFPIGLEP encoded by the coding sequence ATGAGCGGACCGCAAAAAGCCAATGACCTGCTGGGGCAGATCCCCAAGACCAAAGGCCTGCCGCCGGTCCACTTGTGGAACCCTGACTTCTGCGGCGACATCGACATGCGCATCGCCCGCGATGGCACCTGGTACTACCTGGGCACGCCCATCGGACGCAAGCCGATGGTCAAGCTGTTCTCCACCATCATCCGCCGCGACGGCGATGATTACTTCCTGATCACCCCCGTGGAAAAAGTCGGCATCCAGGTCGACGATGCGCCGTTCGTGGCCGTGACCCTGGAGGTCGAAGGCCACGGAGAAGGGCAGTTGTTGCGCTTCACCACCCATGTCGATGAAACCACCGAGGCCGGTCCCGATCATCCGATGCGGGTGGTGATCGATCCGCACACCCAGGAGCCCGCGCCCTACGTGCATGTGCGCAGCAACCTCGAAGCCCTGATCCACCGTAATGTGTTCTATCAGTTGGTGGAGCTGGCGGTGAGCCGTGAGATTGACGGGCAGCGCTGGCTGGGGG
- a CDS encoding GTP 3',8-cyclase MoaA: protein MIVDRQGRRFRNLRISLTSACNYACTYCVPDGKRLVAAQDELSAEAMARGVAYLIEAAGIERLRITGGEPLVSPKLERFMAAVGQMGLEDISLTTNGQLLAKKLPLLVDAGIRRINVSLDTLDPSAFRSIARGGDLATVLDGMDQAHAAGMKIKVNMVPLRGQNLDQVMPLLEYCLARGYELRFIELMRMGHLASDSNAFLQQFVSLQQLLSLIGDQYEYLQANAPVDATAVRYEIPGMGYFGVIANESVPFCRTCSRLRLSSTGWLHGCLSSSNRHFVGDLLDKPRHEALPALQRLLVKALGDKQEVAFSGGATIMKIIGG, encoded by the coding sequence ATGATCGTTGACCGTCAGGGCAGGCGCTTCCGCAATTTGCGGATCAGCCTGACTTCCGCCTGCAACTACGCCTGCACCTACTGCGTGCCTGACGGCAAGCGCCTGGTGGCTGCGCAGGATGAGTTGTCGGCCGAAGCGATGGCGCGAGGCGTGGCTTACCTGATCGAAGCGGCCGGCATCGAGCGTCTGCGCATCACCGGGGGCGAACCGCTGGTCAGTCCCAAGCTCGAACGCTTCATGGCGGCGGTAGGGCAGATGGGGTTGGAGGACATCAGCCTGACCACCAACGGCCAGTTGCTGGCGAAGAAACTGCCTTTACTGGTGGACGCGGGTATCCGCCGCATCAACGTTTCCCTCGACACCCTGGACCCGAGTGCGTTTCGCAGCATTGCCCGTGGCGGCGACCTGGCAACGGTGCTCGACGGCATGGACCAGGCCCATGCGGCGGGCATGAAGATCAAGGTCAATATGGTGCCGTTGCGTGGGCAGAACCTGGATCAGGTGATGCCATTGCTCGAGTACTGCCTGGCGCGTGGCTATGAGCTGCGCTTCATCGAGTTGATGCGCATGGGGCACCTGGCCAGCGATTCCAACGCGTTCTTGCAGCAGTTTGTCAGCCTGCAACAACTGTTGAGCCTGATCGGTGACCAATACGAATACCTGCAAGCCAACGCGCCGGTAGATGCGACGGCGGTGCGCTATGAGATCCCTGGCATGGGCTATTTCGGCGTGATCGCCAACGAAAGCGTGCCTTTCTGCCGCACCTGTTCACGGTTGCGGTTGTCCTCCACGGGCTGGCTGCATGGTTGCCTGTCCTCGAGCAATCGTCACTTTGTCGGCGACCTTCTGGACAAGCCCCGTCACGAGGCGTTGCCGGCCCTGCAACGGCTGCTGGTCAAGGCCTTGGGAGACAAGCAGGAAGTGGCATTTTCCGGGGGCGCGACCATCATGAAGATCATCGGCGGCTGA
- a CDS encoding DUF4823 domain-containing protein: protein MRSLVLLLAVLALGGCMNVSDMGEGVRYHMSDAGLLDHSDSRRVNNLRIQPDSFIYIAQGAFAPPGGAYPRPNVVAEEAFNGFIEYFPMVRRARVPEGLDQAMGEARAAGAHYLLYTRFAKADNRIGNSDEWLDEEAVDRLGVDTSVIQIMLIETSTQYLIDTARIKSRGGLLTFHDKQPQDLIATPLREYARSLLGMSDE, encoded by the coding sequence ATGCGTAGCCTGGTTTTGCTGCTGGCCGTTTTGGCGCTGGGTGGCTGTATGAATGTCAGCGACATGGGGGAGGGCGTTCGTTATCACATGAGCGATGCCGGCCTGCTGGATCACAGCGACAGTCGCCGTGTGAACAACCTGCGTATCCAGCCCGATTCGTTCATCTACATCGCCCAGGGCGCTTTCGCCCCGCCGGGCGGCGCCTATCCGCGTCCCAATGTCGTGGCCGAAGAAGCCTTCAACGGTTTTATCGAATATTTCCCGATGGTCCGTCGTGCCCGTGTGCCCGAAGGTCTTGACCAAGCCATGGGCGAAGCCCGTGCTGCCGGTGCTCATTACTTGCTGTACACCCGGTTTGCCAAGGCCGACAACCGCATCGGCAACTCTGACGAATGGCTGGACGAAGAAGCCGTGGATCGCCTGGGGGTGGATACCAGCGTGATCCAGATCATGTTGATCGAGACCAGCACCCAGTATTTGATTGATACTGCACGTATCAAGAGTCGTGGCGGTTTACTGACGTTTCACGACAAGCAGCCACAAGACCTCATCGCCACGCCGTTGCGTGAATATGCCCGCAGCCTGCTGGGGATGAGCGACGAGTAA